The following proteins are co-located in the Enoplosus armatus isolate fEnoArm2 chromosome 10, fEnoArm2.hap1, whole genome shotgun sequence genome:
- the LOC139291313 gene encoding neuronal acetylcholine receptor subunit non-alpha-2-like isoform X2, whose protein sequence is MEDALLKNLFQGYQRWVRPIQHANDTIKVRFGLKISQLVDVDEKNQLMTTNVWLCQEWIDFKLRWNPEKYGGITSIRVPSENIWLPDIVLYENADGRFEGSLMTKAIVRHNGAITWTPPASYKSACTMDVTFFPFDRQNCTMKFGSWTYDGNMVDLILIDNQVDRKDFFDNGEWQILNATGARGNRKDDLYSYPFITYSFILKRLPLFYTLFLIIPCLGLSFLTVLVFYLPSDEGEKLSLSTSVLVSLTVFLLVIEEIIPSSSKVIPLIGEYLLFIMIFVTLSIIVTVFVINVHHRSSATYHPMSPWVRNLFLQKLPRLLCMRGHTDRYHYPELAPESPEVKPRSGGRRGGQRANSAAHGQTTSEGKEEEAWATMLDKAIYSVRYISRHIRKEHFIREVVQDWKFVAQVLDRIFLWAFLTVSVLGTILIFTPALQKFLKIPPPTGSEDPPSN, encoded by the exons gATGAGAAGAACCAGCTGATGACGACTAACGTTTGGCTGTGTCAG GAGTGGATCGATTTCAAGCTGCGATGGAATCCAGAGAAATACGGAGGAATCACTTCTATCAGAGTTCCCTCTGAAAATATCTGGCTCCCAGACATCGTCCTCTATGAGAA tgCTGATGGGCGGTTCGAGGGCTCCCTGATGACCAAAGCCATTGTCAGGCACAACGGCGCCATCACCTGGACGCCACCTGCTAGTTACAAATCTGCCTGCACTATGGACGTCACCTTCTTCCCTTTCGACCGCCAGAACTGCACCATGAAGTTTGGCTCCTGGACGTACGACGGCAACATGGTGGACTTGATTCTGATAGACAACCAGGTAGATCGGAAGGACTTCTTCGATAACGGGGAGTGGCAGATCCTTAATGCCACTGGTGCCAGAGGGAACAGGAAGGACGACTTGTATTCGTACCCCTTCATCACGTATTCCTTCATTCTGAAGAGGTTGCCGTTGTTCTACACGCTCTTCCTCATCATCCCTTGTTTGGGTTTGTCCTTCCTGACTGTCCTGGTGTTTTACCTTCCCTCCGATGAAGGAGAGAAGCTGTCACTCTCTACCTCTGTCCTAGTGTCGCTCACTGTGTTCCTCCTGGTCATAGAAGAAAtcatcccttcctcctccaaGGTGATCCCGCTCATTGGAGAGTACTTACTGTTCATCATGATCTTTGTCACACTCTCAATCATCGTCACTGTCTTTGTCATCAACGTGCACCACCGCTCGTCAGCCACCTACCACCCCATGTCGCCGTGGGTCCGTAACCTCTTTCTCCAGAAGCTGCCGAGGTTGCTCTGCATGCGTGGACACACTGACCGCTACCACTACCCCGAGCTGGCTCCTGAGAGCCCTGAGGTGAAGCCTCGCTCTGGAGGTCGCAGAGGAGGCCAGAGGGCGAACAGCGCGGCCCACGGACAGACGACTTctgaggggaaggaggaagaggcctGGGCCACCATGTTGGACAAGGCTATCTACTCGGTGCGCTACATCAGCAGACATATCCGCAAGGAACACTTCATCCGCGAG GTGGTACAGGACTGGAAGTTTGTGGCTCAGGTGTTAGACAGGATCTTCCTGTGGGCTTTCCTCACCGTCTCAGTACTGGGCACCATCCTCATCTTCACTCCAGCCCTGCAGAAGTTTTTGAAAATCCCTCCTCCAACTGGAAGTGAGGATCCACCTTCAAACTAG